Genomic window (Comamonas endophytica):
CGGACAACGGCTGCAGCCTTGAACAAAGCCGCTTCTGCCATCATCATCGCCATCTCTGCCGCACGAAGGAAAAGTCCATGGCCCACGATTTCCAGCATTTCATCGAGGCGCAGGAAGGCGTCTTCGAAGCCGCCATGCAGGAGCTGCGCGCCGGGCAAAAGCGCACCCATTGGATGTGGTTCGTCTTCCCGCAGCTTTTGGGACTGGGGCACAGCGAAACCTCCAGGCGCTTCGGCATCGACGGCCTGGAAGAAGCCCGGCGCTATCTGCAGCATCCCGTGTTGGGACCGCGGCTGGAGCAGGCGGCACAGGCGGCGATGCAGAGCAATACGCCCCTGGCGCGGCTGTTCGGCACGGTCGATGCGCAGAAGTTCATCTCCAGCATGACGCTGTTCAGCCGCGCCAGCGCCCGGGAGGACTCCATCTTCGCGCAGATCCTCGAGCGCCTGCAGACCCGCGATGCGCGAACCGAACGCATGCTCGAGGGCTGAAAGCCCCAGGCATTAGCGCTGGCGCATCGGCATCCGGTCGATTTCGGCAAAAACTTCCTGAAGATCGATGGACGGGCCTTCGCGCAGCTTCACTCCGCCATCCTTGCCGACCAGAACGAAGCTCGACGGCCCGCGCGCATCGAGCTGCAGCGCCTTCAGCAGCGCCGCAGTCTGTGCCTTCTCCAGGGGTTGGTCGTTGCGCCGGCCCTCCCCGGCTACTACCGTGTAGAGCACCATCTCGCGTTCGCGAAAGGCCTCGCGCGCAGCGGTCTCGCCCAGGGTGGCGCGCAGCCGGGCGAGCAGCGGGTCGCCCGGCTGCGCCACGACCACGACCACCGGCCGCGTCTTCCAGCGCTCGGCTTCGAGCGGATTGCCCTGGGCGTAGGAGGCGCCGGCTGGTAATGCAAGAGCCAGCACGGCGGCGGTACGGGTGATGAAGTTGGGCTGCATGGAACCAGTATTGCCGCTTGCGCACCCATGTCCACGAATCGCCCCGAGGACGGCAGGCCCATCCGGCACTGTGTCTTGGCCGACAATACCGCAAGGAAATCAAAGGGATCCGCAATGAGCACCGAACCACAAGCCACCGACTGGACCGCCTGGAGCCGCGAGGCCGCCGAAAGCATGGTGCGCAACAACGCGCAATGGCCGCGCGAGTATGGCCTGGACGCAGCGCCCGCCTGCACCTGGGATCTGGAAAGCGCAACCCTGACGTTCGAAGGCTCCCTCGGCCCGGTGGTCGCCACCGCCTGCCTGGTGGGCACCACCAGCGACAGCGAGGGCAGCTTCGTGTGGAGCTGGGCCAACGAAGCCATTCCGCGCCAGCACGGGCAGGCGCTGGAGGTGGTGCATGAATTCGGCCGCGAGCACCAGCTGGCGCTGCTCACAACCGCGCGCATTTCCGGCGGCCGCCCCGAAGCCATGGAGTGCCTGGGCATCGCGGCGCGGCTGCAGCGTGCCGTCGGCACCTTCATCGACCAGCAAGGCGATGTGACGCTGTATTTCACGCTGCTGCATCTGCGCGTTGAGCCAGTCCAGCGCGAACGGCTGCATTGAGCAGCGCTGGCGCGGCGATAATCGGGCAATGCAACACGGCCCGGTCCGGATATCTGGACCGGGCTTGATTTTTTGGATGGAAACATGAGCAGCATCACCGAGGACCTTGGCTTCGTGGGCATCGACGACGAAGGCTACGCGCAGGCGGTGGCCGCGGCCAGAAGCTTCCGTTATGGCGACGACCAGTCGGGCTTTGCCTTCACCGGCAGGGCCACCCTGATGTTCCAGCGCGAAGCGCCCGAGTGGGAGCATGGCGCATTCAGCAGCACGGCCATCATCACCTTCATCGACCCGATCCAGGGCGCACCGGATGCCGAAGACGCGCAGGACGAGGACTTTCTGGCGGCCGTCAGCGAGCGCGTGAGCTTCCTGCATGTACCCGCGCAATGCCGGGAGATGGAGGTCGACGACGTCTGGGGCATCGACTGCGAGTTCCTGATGTTCGCCATGCCGCATCCACATGACGAGGGCGCCAGCGCCTGGCTGCTGGTTCCCGGCCCGGACCACCGCGTGGTGTCGTCGCGGCATACGGTGCAGGACTACCAGATGGCGCAAATCCAGCGTGCGGCGCAGGAGCTGGGACTGGACGGCAGCGAAGAGCCCAAGCTGCAGTGAGCACTATCTGCGGCCCGGCTTGGCAAGCATCTGCACCAGGCGGCCGTCATAGCGGAAGGGCCCGTGGTTGACGGCCCTCACCTTCGCCAGGTCGGGATGCGCGGGGTTGAGCAGAACATTGTTTTCCATGGGAACGATGACCGATGGCACCAGCAGCAGCAGGCCCGCCCTGGACTTGAGCCATTCGGTGCCGGCCTGGGCCGCGGCAAAACTGGTGGGCAGTGCGTTCCAGTCCTGCGGCAGCTCCATGCGGCCTGCCTTCTCGGCAACGTCGCGCGGCACTTCAAGCTCGACGAGGTACCGCGCGATCGGCAACCCGCCCTGGTTCATGTGCACCAGCGTCTCCAGGCACGCCAGCGCCACGCTGGTCGCGGCATAGACGGCAGGCACCCCTTTCTCGTTCCACCGGCCCCCGGTGGCCGCGCCACCGCCGCCGCTGAGGTCGGTGGGCTCCCAGGTACGCCCGCGGGTCGCTATGCGCCAATACGAGACGGTCCCCGGGGACTGCGTCACGCGTAGACCCCGGAAACCATCTTGTGCAGCAGGGATTCCACCAGCCCGGCGCCGGTCGCAGTGTCCAGCAGCTCGACGGGCTTCTGCATGCCCAGCGCCGGATTCGGCTCCTCGATCCACTCCCCGAACCAGCGCGCGGCATCGAAGCCCTGGCTGAGCTCGGGATCGCCATATTCATCCACCAGCCGCTCGGCCAGGCCGATCAGCCGCATGGCCTGGATGACGCGCTCGCTCTGGTCGACTGGCAGGTTCTCCTGCGACTTGATCTTCCGGGCCACCGTCGAGGCCGGCAGATTCAGTGCCTTCTGCACCCGCGCCACGGGCATGTCCATGGCCTGCGCAACCACCTCGATGGCCGAGGCCGGCACGCCATCGCGCGCCAGGTCGATGCTCCTGAGCGGGCTCAATTCATAGAGATAGGTATAGAGCGTCGGCGCCTTGGCATCCACTGACGGCTCCAGGCCGCTGCCTTGGGTCAGCAGAACGGACCATCCAGGAACGGTGGTGCCGGTGCCGCCCTTGCCGCGCTTGGCACGGCCATGCATGCCGGAAGTTGCTTTCATACTTTTCTCCATTTGAGAGAAATCATTCTCTTGAATGGTGAGTTTAAGCCATCATCCGCATTTTGCAAGAATGCGGGTTTTGCGGCGGATATGCGGGCTCTTGCGCGCGTGGCATCGGGACATCATGCAGCTCATGCGTTTCTGGCCAGTACCGAGACGATCGAATACCGGTTCTCCGGGTACAGCGTGCTGGTCACGATCACCACGGCGCGCGCCGCGTCGCGGTAATGCCTGAGCACTCGCAGCGCCGGCGTGCCGCGCGCCGCGCCGAGCGGCTGCGCCATGTCCTCGTCCACCGAACAGCACGACACCGTCTGCTCCACGCATTCGATGCGCCGGCCGAATTCGGTCTCTATGAGGTCGGCCAGCAGCTTGGCCGGCTGCTGCTCGGCCAGCGCGATCACCTGGCGGTAGTGGGGATCGATATAGGCATCGGTCCACCCCAGCGGCTTGGCTTTGCCGGCCACGCTGCGCAGCATCGACAGGCGGCACCAGCGCGAGCCGGGCTGGCACTGCAGCGCCTTGGCGGCAGCGGTGTCCAGAACCACATCCGCAGAATCGAGCATGGTGCGCTGCGCCGTGCTGGCCAGCGTGACCAGGTTGTCGAACGACAGCGACTGCGTGAACGTGGCGACCCCTCCGGGCAGCGCCTCGACCATCGTGCCGCGGTTGCGCCGGCGCGAGATCAGGCCGCGCGCCTGAAGCTGCTGCAAGGCCATGCGCACCGTGTTGCGGCTGGTCCGATAGGACGCCATCAGCGCCAGTTCGGTCGGCAGCAACGAGCCGACCGGCCGCTCCCCGGCCCGGATCTGCTGGATCAGCTCTTCGGCGATCTGTTGATACATGGCAACGGCCATCGGTTTTCCTCCCCTCGTATGTACGGCATATGTTCATCGGATATGTCCCTACATATCAAACATTGGGACAAATATAGCATCCGTCATCATCACCAAGGAATGCCATGAGACGCCGAAGCCTTCACCTGTCCCTTGCCTTCGCGGCCATCGCAGCCGCTGCCGCGCCCGCCTGGAGCCAAACCCCCGCTGGCAGGTATCCCGCCAAGCCGGTCACGATCATCGTGCCCTTCACCGCGGGCCAGAGCGGCGACGTGCTGGCGCGCGTGCTGGGCGAGCCGCTGGGCAAGCTGTGGGGGCAATCGCTGGTCGTGGAGAACAAAGGCGGCGCGGGCGGCACGCTGGGCAGCAAGGCCGCGGCCGGCGCCGCCGCCGACGGCCACACCCTGCTGCTGGGCTCGAGCGGGCCGCTGGCCGCGGCCCCGCATCTGTACCGCAACCCGGGCTACGACCCGCGTGAGCTCACGCCGATCATGAACGTCGCCGGCGTGGCCCAGGCGCTGGTGGTGGCGGCGGACTCGCCCTACAAGACGCTGCAGGACCTGCTGGCCGCGACCAAGGCCGCGCCCAACACGCTCAGCTATGGCTCGGGCGGCGTGGGCTCGTTCCAGCACCTGACCTTCGAGCTGCTCAAGCAGCGCACCGGCATGCCGATCAAGCACATTCCCTACCGTGGCAGTGCGCCGGCCTACACCGATCTGATCGGCGGGCAGCTGCAGGCCATGGTCGATTCGCTGCCGGGCGTGCTGCCCCACGTCAAGGGCGGCAAGATGCGCGTGCTGGCGGTCTCCACGGCCCAGCGCGTGCCGCAGCTGCCCGACGTGCCGACCATCGCCGAAAGCGGCGTTCCCGGCTTCGACGCGCTGGGGTGGCTGGGCATCGCCGGCCCCAAGGGCATGGACCCGGGCCTGCGCGACCGCATCAACGCCGACCTCAAGAAGGTGCTGGCGCAGGAGCCGGTCAAGACGCGCCTGGACGGCCTGGGAATGATGACCATTGCCAGCTCCGCGCCGGAGTTCGAGCAGTTCATCGCCAGCGAGCTGGCGAAATGGGGCTCCGTCATCAAGGCCGCCGGCATCCAGCCCGAATGACAACAGGAAAGCACAGCATGCGCATCGTCGATATCCGCGAGCTCGCGGTTCCCCTGGAAGGCGCCGTGGCCAACGCGGTCGTCAATTTTTCCGAGCACACGGTCTCGCTGGTGGCGCTCATCACGGACGTGGTGCGCCATGGCAAGCCGGTCATCGGGCTGGGCTTCAACTCCATTGGAAGATTCGCCCAGAGCGGGATCATCCAGACGCGGATGATCCCGCGCCTGCTGGCCGCGGCGCCGGCCTCGCTGCTGGCCGAGGACGGCCGGCAGTTCGACGCCGCCAAGGTTCTGGCCACCATCATGCGCAACGAGAAGCCGGGCGGGCATGGCGATCGGGCCGGCGCCGCCGCGGCCATCGAACTGGCGGTCTGGGACCTGAATGCGAAGCTGGCCGAGGAACCGGCCTATGCCACGATTGCCCGCGCATTCGGCCGCACTGCGCAGGCCGAGGCAGTGGAGGTCTATACCGGCGGAGGCTACTACTACGCGTCTGGCGCGGGCAAGTCGCTGCGCGAGGAGTTCCAGAGCTACCGCGACCTGGGCTTCGAGAGCTTCAAGATGAAGATCGGCGGCGCCCCGCTGGCCGAAGACATGCGGCGCGTCGAGGAGGCCCTGGAGGTGGCCGGCGGCCCCGCCCACCTGATGGTCGATGCCAATGGACGCTTCGACCTGCCCACCGCGCTGGCCTATGCGAAGGAACTGAAGCCGCTCGGCCTGCGCTGGTTCGAGGAGATCGGCGATCCCCTGGACTTCCAGCTCAACCGCGAGGCGATCGAAGCCTATGGCGGGCCGGTCGCCACCGGGGAGAACCTGTTTTCCGCCATCGACACGCTGAACCTGGTGCGCTTCGGCGGCATGCGCCCCGGGCACGACATCTTCCAGATGGACGCGGGCCTGAGCTATGGCCTGACGGAGTATGCGCGCATGATCGAGATCCTCGAGTCGCATGGCTTCGACCGGCGCCAGGCCGTGCCGCACGGCGGCCACCTGATCAATCTGCATATCGTCGTTGGCCTTGGGCTGGGGGCCTGCGAGGCCTATCCCGGCGTGTTCCAGCCCTTTGGCGGCTATTCGCAGGCCTGCGAGATCCGCAATGCCAAGGTGCGGCCCAGCGAAGCGCCGGGTTTCGGGCTGGAGCAAAAGCGCGAACTCGCGCCACTCATCCGCCAGCTCGGTTGCTGAGCACGCCTGGACGGGCATGGCGGGGGGGCAGGGATGGTCACATCCCGTTCCCGCCCTGCCGCCAGCGCCCGGGCAGCGCTCACGACCTGCCGATCAGCAGCGAAACCACCCCCGCCGCGATCAGCGGCCCGACCGGAACCCCGCGAAAGAACGCCACCCCGAGAATCGTGCCGACCATCAGCCCGGCCACCACGCCCGGCTGCGCCGCCATCAGCGTCACGCCCCGCCCGCCGAGCCAGGCGACGAAAATGCCAACGACG
Coding sequences:
- a CDS encoding DUF1810 domain-containing protein produces the protein MAHDFQHFIEAQEGVFEAAMQELRAGQKRTHWMWFVFPQLLGLGHSETSRRFGIDGLEEARRYLQHPVLGPRLEQAAQAAMQSNTPLARLFGTVDAQKFISSMTLFSRASAREDSIFAQILERLQTRDARTERMLEG
- a CDS encoding DUF4174 domain-containing protein; this translates as MQPNFITRTAAVLALALPAGASYAQGNPLEAERWKTRPVVVVVAQPGDPLLARLRATLGETAAREAFREREMVLYTVVAGEGRRNDQPLEKAQTAALLKALQLDARGPSSFVLVGKDGGVKLREGPSIDLQEVFAEIDRMPMRQR
- a CDS encoding DUF6882 domain-containing protein, which gives rise to MSTEPQATDWTAWSREAAESMVRNNAQWPREYGLDAAPACTWDLESATLTFEGSLGPVVATACLVGTTSDSEGSFVWSWANEAIPRQHGQALEVVHEFGREHQLALLTTARISGGRPEAMECLGIAARLQRAVGTFIDQQGDVTLYFTLLHLRVEPVQRERLH
- a CDS encoding RES family NAD+ phosphorylase — encoded protein: MTQSPGTVSYWRIATRGRTWEPTDLSGGGGAATGGRWNEKGVPAVYAATSVALACLETLVHMNQGGLPIARYLVELEVPRDVAEKAGRMELPQDWNALPTSFAAAQAGTEWLKSRAGLLLLVPSVIVPMENNVLLNPAHPDLAKVRAVNHGPFRYDGRLVQMLAKPGRR
- the parS gene encoding type II toxin-antitoxin system Xre/ParS family antitoxin; the encoded protein is MKATSGMHGRAKRGKGGTGTTVPGWSVLLTQGSGLEPSVDAKAPTLYTYLYELSPLRSIDLARDGVPASAIEVVAQAMDMPVARVQKALNLPASTVARKIKSQENLPVDQSERVIQAMRLIGLAERLVDEYGDPELSQGFDAARWFGEWIEEPNPALGMQKPVELLDTATGAGLVESLLHKMVSGVYA
- a CDS encoding GntR family transcriptional regulator; protein product: MAVAMYQQIAEELIQQIRAGERPVGSLLPTELALMASYRTSRNTVRMALQQLQARGLISRRRNRGTMVEALPGGVATFTQSLSFDNLVTLASTAQRTMLDSADVVLDTAAAKALQCQPGSRWCRLSMLRSVAGKAKPLGWTDAYIDPHYRQVIALAEQQPAKLLADLIETEFGRRIECVEQTVSCCSVDEDMAQPLGAARGTPALRVLRHYRDAARAVVIVTSTLYPENRYSIVSVLARNA
- a CDS encoding Bug family tripartite tricarboxylate transporter substrate binding protein; protein product: MRRRSLHLSLAFAAIAAAAAPAWSQTPAGRYPAKPVTIIVPFTAGQSGDVLARVLGEPLGKLWGQSLVVENKGGAGGTLGSKAAAGAAADGHTLLLGSSGPLAAAPHLYRNPGYDPRELTPIMNVAGVAQALVVAADSPYKTLQDLLAATKAAPNTLSYGSGGVGSFQHLTFELLKQRTGMPIKHIPYRGSAPAYTDLIGGQLQAMVDSLPGVLPHVKGGKMRVLAVSTAQRVPQLPDVPTIAESGVPGFDALGWLGIAGPKGMDPGLRDRINADLKKVLAQEPVKTRLDGLGMMTIASSAPEFEQFIASELAKWGSVIKAAGIQPE
- a CDS encoding enolase C-terminal domain-like protein produces the protein MRIVDIRELAVPLEGAVANAVVNFSEHTVSLVALITDVVRHGKPVIGLGFNSIGRFAQSGIIQTRMIPRLLAAAPASLLAEDGRQFDAAKVLATIMRNEKPGGHGDRAGAAAAIELAVWDLNAKLAEEPAYATIARAFGRTAQAEAVEVYTGGGYYYASGAGKSLREEFQSYRDLGFESFKMKIGGAPLAEDMRRVEEALEVAGGPAHLMVDANGRFDLPTALAYAKELKPLGLRWFEEIGDPLDFQLNREAIEAYGGPVATGENLFSAIDTLNLVRFGGMRPGHDIFQMDAGLSYGLTEYARMIEILESHGFDRRQAVPHGGHLINLHIVVGLGLGACEAYPGVFQPFGGYSQACEIRNAKVRPSEAPGFGLEQKRELAPLIRQLGC